Proteins encoded within one genomic window of Psilocybe cubensis strain MGC-MH-2018 chromosome 2, whole genome shotgun sequence:
- a CDS encoding Calpain-1 catalytic subunit, whose protein sequence is MERAKKGLKGIVDGVSKMELNDAKRKGKRFRERLAKQQATGESLPHAKAGLIVSEQLDNALKQCVAEVESIIQRCRATNRKFRDIEFDLEKDQEQCRFGLPGEDEIIVPRPRVAVKRVTEIFDNPVFFGPNGPKASAVRQGSLGDCWFLAALSAIATVDSGALLRKLCVAHNEEVGVYGFIFFRDCYWHFLLWSMPKFDELKEEEKRLYHYNRENYHNVVEKSGQGLLYARSGTVGETWVPLIEKAYAKLHGDYASLDGGFLADAIEDLTGGVATSFQTADLLSQDKFWRNELQHNELHMRLFGVSLDLDETHSQRSDLQIQGLLPGHAYSVMRVHECRGKRFVVVRNPWGESEWTGAWGDGSKEWTNEWLSALPELGHSFGNDGQFLMEYKDFLTVFSQIDRATIFDPSWSMSWYWISISPQPLTRLWLYGDIQFHLSVDRDTPAVLVLSQIDTRYFRNMQDTEWHLDFIVHRIENSALSKPLATSGISLGSRRSVSCELTLEEGEYVILPRIEAAYSFITRKRNRVLKEMSMSWARVLPQSDDEEEKMEEDVAETDLPTITRQPSFFSSETPEDEENSENNEDEKQDEEVQESKSEGGDAPPATQGYIQVTTPPLFLGMRVYTQNGAVAKVFGRAMDY, encoded by the exons ATGGAAAGGGCCAAGAAAGGACTCAAGGGCATAGTTGATGGAGTTTCCAAGATGGAGCTCAACGATGCCAAACGCAAAGGGAAACGATTCCGTGAAAGACTGGCCAAGCAACAAGCCACTGGAGAATCTTTACCGCATGCTAAAGCCGGCCTTATTGTCTCCGAGCAGCTCGATAATGCTCTCAAACAGTGCGTCGCAGAGGTAGAAAGCATCATCCAACGATGCCGCGCTACAAACCGTAAATTCAG GGACATCGAGTTTGATCTAGAGAAGGATCAAGAACAGTGCCGATTCGGGCTTCCGGGAGAAGACGAAATTATTGTACCTAGGCCCCGAGTAGCTGTGAAGCGCGTCACAGAAATATTCGACAATCCAGTGTTTTTTGGACCGAACGGACCCAAAGCAAGTGCTGTACGCCAAGGCAGTCTGGGCGATTGTTGGTTTTTGGCAGCATTATCCGCAATTGCTACAGTCGACTCGGGCGCTCTGTTGCGGAAGCTATGTGTAGCT CATAACGAAGAGGTCGGTGTATACGGCTTCATATTTTTCCGCGACTGCTATTGGCA TTTCCTTCTTTGGTCTATGCCCAAATTTGATGAGctaaaagaagaggaaaaacgcCTATACCACTATAATCGCGAAAACTATCATAACGTTGTTGAGAAAAGTGGTCAAGGTCTTCTATACGCACGCTCTGGGACAGTGGGGGAGACTTGGGTTCCCCTCATTGAGAAGGCATATGCTAAGCTCCACGGAGACTACGCCTCTCTTGACGGAGGCTTTTTGGCCGATGCCATTGAGGACCTTACTGG GGGAGTCGCAACCTCGTTCCAAACGGCTGATCTTCTCAGTCAAGACAAGTTTTGGCGCAACGAACTTCAACACAATGAACTTCATATGCGCTTGTTTGGCGTGTCTCTCGATCTTGATGAAACTCACAGCCAGCGCAGCGACCTCCAGATTCAAGGGCTTCTCCCTGGACATGCATACTCGGTTATGCGCGTTCACGAGTGTCGCGGCAAGCGATTTGTTGTGGTGCGTAATCCATGGGGGGAGAGTGAGTGGACGGGAGCATGGGGAGACGGGTCGAAGGAATGGACCAACGAATGGCTTTCTGCACTCCCAGAACTTGGGCATTCATTCGGAAACGACGGCCAGTTCTTGATGGAGT ACAAGGACTTCTTAACTGTGTTTTCTCAGATCGACAGGGCCACTATATTCGACCCTAGCTGGAGCATGTCCTGGTATTGGATAAGTATTTCGCCTCAACCGTTGACACGTTTATGGCTCTATGGAGACATCCAAT TCCATTTATCGGTTGATCGGGATACCCCTGCCGTTCTCGTCCTCTCTCAGATAGACACCCGATACTTCCGTAACATGCAGGACACCGAATGGCACCTGGATTTCATTGTCCACAGAATCGAAAATTCGGCACTTTCAAAACCCCTTGCTACTTCTGGTATTAGCTTAGGGAGCAGGAGAAGCGTCTCCTGCGAATTGACGCTCGAAGAGGGAGAATACGTCATTTTA CCTAGGATTGAAGCTGCTTACAGCTTTATTACACGCAAAAGAAATCGTGTTCTAAAGGAAATGAGCATGTCGTGGGCTAGGGTGTTACCTCAAA gcgacgatgaagaagaaaagatggaAGA GGATGTAGCGGAGACGGATCTCCCCACGATAACTCGTCAGCCATCCTTCTTCAGCTCAGAGACAccagaggacgaggagaatTCAGAGAataatgaagatgaaaaacAAGATGAAGAAGTTCAAGAATCAAAATCGGAAGGTGGAGACGCACCCCCCGCTACGCAAGGCTACATACAGGTCACTACACCGCCTCTGTTCTTGGGTATGCGAGTGTATACCCAAAATGGGGCGGTAGCAAAGGTCTTTGGCAGGGCCATGGATTATTAA